A single window of Drosophila suzukii chromosome 3, CBGP_Dsuzu_IsoJpt1.0, whole genome shotgun sequence DNA harbors:
- the LOC108010631 gene encoding 8-oxo-dGDP phosphatase NUDT18, whose product MATIVEKVRRVLDAKDLGDITTELCDFSLKEQNATAEAQGVQPSSASDFVPILGQTVTYIVACVLINEHDELLMIEEAKQSCAGKWYLPAGRMERGESITEAAAREVFEETGLNAELTTLLAVEAAGGSWFRFVLTGRITGGRLKTPADADAESIQARWVRNPKEVPLRANDILNIIDIGRAYHQGQKVAANPSPWHGNILPTRYSHKRNYLRVLAVARKRAHNSLNILVSEKNAHHFPTVELHPNRSLHSTLRKFMIEIFGAELPQHRPHGLLSVEHSPSEQENKDGICLNLLVAFRPPLEEISLIGKCIWQELGAPLDEMLGRIVSSKNASIPLNVVR is encoded by the exons ATGGCTACGATTGTGGAGAAAGTCCGTCGCGTCTTGGACGCCAAAGATCTAGGCGACATCACAACGGAACTGTGTGACTTTTCGCTAAAAGAACAGAATGCCACCGCCGAGGCCCAAGGAGTACAGCCCTCATCAGCCTCCGATTTTGTGCCCATTCTTGGCCAAACAGTCACCTACATTGTGGCCTGTGTGCTGATCAACGAGCACGACGAGCTGCTCATGATCGAGGAGGCCAAACAGAGCTGTGCAG GCAAGTGGTACTTACCCGCAGGCCGCATGGAGCGGGGCGAATCCATCACTGAGGCAGCCGCCAGGGAAGTTTTCGAGGAGACCGGTCTGAATGCGGAGCTGACCACTTTACTTGCCGTAGAGGCGGCTGGTGGCTCTTGGTTCCGCTTCGTGCTCACTGGACGCATCACGGGCGGCCGACTTAAAACGCCAGCGGACGCAGATGCCGAGTCTATCCAGGCGAGATGGGTGCGTAACCCCAAGGAGGTGCCTCTTCGGGCCAACGATATACTCAACATTATTGACATTGGTCGAGCCTACCACCAGGGACAGAAGGTTGCGGCTAACCCTTCTCCCTGGCACGGCAACATACTGCCCACACGCTATTCGCACAAGCGGAACTATCTTCGAGTTCTGGCCGTGGCTAGGAAGCGGGCTCATAACTCTCTGAACATTCTGGTAAGCGAGAAGAATGCCCACCACTTCCCCACGGTTGAACTGCATCCGAATCGAAGCTTGCATTCTACACTGCGCAAGTTTATGATTGAGATTTTTGGCGCGGAATTGCCACAGCATAGACCTCATGGTTTACTTAGTGTTGAACACTCGCCTTCGGAGCAGGAGAACAAAGATGGTATATGCCTGAATCTGCTGGTGGCTTTCCGACCGCCTCTGGAGGAAATCTCCCTAATCGGCAAGTGCATTTGGCAGGAGCTGGGAGCACCACTCGATGAGATGTTGGGACGCATTGTCAGCAGCAAGAACGCCTCTATTCCGCTTAACGTTGTGCGTTAA